One window of Vibrio sinaloensis genomic DNA carries:
- a CDS encoding LysR family transcriptional regulator ArgP, with protein MRGLDYRWIEALEAVVKAGSFERGAQTLHVSQSAISQRIKQLEKFLAQPVLIREQPPKPTLIGQKLLGFYQRVQLLETELIPELGSHNQDKIQRVSIATNADSLATWLLPALAPIMKSHRVEFNFAVFPEARTLHKLKNGEVVGALSVEPKAMAGCEAQYLGRMDYVCVASPEFAKRYFANGVNRQALQNAPAVSLDHYDPLHRDFLTQHFNIEPESIAHHHVASSEAFVNLALMGCAYCLIPKLQIEAELTSGQLMDLMPGFFMSFEIYWHHWQLETGLLRSISEAIIAHTQDLLPK; from the coding sequence ATGCGAGGATTAGATTACCGCTGGATTGAAGCGCTGGAGGCAGTGGTCAAAGCGGGCAGTTTTGAACGGGGAGCGCAAACGCTGCATGTGTCGCAATCGGCAATATCACAACGGATCAAGCAACTAGAGAAGTTTCTTGCTCAACCGGTTTTAATCCGCGAACAACCACCGAAACCCACCTTGATTGGCCAAAAATTGTTGGGCTTTTATCAGCGAGTTCAGCTTTTGGAGACAGAGTTGATTCCCGAGCTCGGCAGCCACAATCAAGACAAGATACAACGCGTTTCGATTGCCACCAATGCCGATAGTTTGGCGACTTGGTTACTGCCTGCTTTGGCGCCAATTATGAAATCGCATCGGGTTGAGTTTAACTTTGCGGTTTTTCCGGAAGCGCGTACCTTACATAAACTCAAAAATGGGGAAGTGGTGGGGGCGCTCAGTGTGGAGCCTAAAGCCATGGCCGGGTGTGAGGCGCAATATCTAGGGCGGATGGATTACGTGTGTGTGGCGAGCCCAGAGTTTGCCAAGCGTTACTTCGCCAATGGCGTCAACCGGCAAGCATTGCAAAACGCACCAGCGGTCTCTTTAGATCACTACGATCCGCTGCATCGTGATTTTTTAACTCAGCACTTTAATATCGAGCCAGAGTCGATTGCCCATCATCATGTGGCGAGCTCTGAAGCGTTTGTCAATCTTGCACTAATGGGCTGCGCGTATTGTTTGATCCCCAAATTGCAGATCGAGGCTGAGCTTACGTCTGGTCAGTTGATGGATTTGATGCCGGGATTCTTCATGAGCTTTGAGATTTATTGGCATCACTGGCAACTCGAAACTGGTTTGCTTAGATCGATTAGCGAGGCGATTATCGCTCATACCCAAGATTTGCTGCCCAAGTAA
- the metK gene encoding methionine adenosyltransferase, producing the protein MAKHLFTSESVSEGHPDKIADQISDAVLDAILEQDPKARVACETYVKTGMVMVGGEITTSAWVDIEELTRQTVREIGYVHSDMGFDADSCAVLNTIGKQSPDINQGVDKADPKEQGAGDQGIMFGYACNETDVLMPAPITYSHRLVQKQAEVRKNGSLPWLRPDAKSQVTFQYDQGKIVGIDAVVLSTQHCDSISTPDLREAVMEEIIKPVLPAEWINKDTNFFINPTGRFVIGGPMGDCGLTGRKIIVDTYGGAARHGGGAFSGKDPSKVDRSAAYAARYVAKNIVAAGLADRCEIQLSYAIGVADPTSIMVETFGTEKVSHDIIIEAVRQFFDLRPYGLQEMLNLLQPIYKKTAAYGHFGREEFPWEATDKAALLREFAGLK; encoded by the coding sequence ATGGCTAAGCACCTATTTACTTCTGAGTCAGTATCAGAAGGTCATCCAGATAAAATTGCAGACCAGATTTCGGATGCAGTCCTTGATGCGATTCTTGAACAAGATCCAAAAGCGCGTGTTGCGTGTGAAACTTACGTAAAAACTGGCATGGTGATGGTTGGTGGTGAAATCACAACCTCAGCCTGGGTAGACATTGAAGAGCTAACACGCCAAACCGTACGTGAAATTGGCTATGTACATTCAGACATGGGCTTTGATGCTGACTCTTGTGCAGTTTTGAACACCATCGGTAAACAGTCTCCTGACATTAACCAAGGTGTCGATAAAGCCGATCCTAAAGAGCAAGGCGCGGGCGACCAAGGCATCATGTTTGGTTACGCATGTAACGAGACAGACGTTCTTATGCCAGCTCCGATTACTTACTCTCACCGCCTAGTTCAAAAGCAAGCGGAAGTACGTAAAAACGGCTCTCTACCTTGGTTGCGTCCAGACGCAAAATCTCAGGTGACTTTCCAATACGACCAAGGCAAAATCGTTGGTATCGACGCCGTGGTACTATCCACCCAGCACTGTGATTCAATCTCGACGCCAGACCTGCGCGAAGCGGTAATGGAAGAGATCATCAAGCCAGTTCTACCTGCAGAGTGGATCAACAAAGACACCAACTTCTTCATCAACCCAACCGGTCGTTTTGTTATCGGCGGTCCAATGGGGGACTGTGGTCTAACTGGTCGTAAGATCATCGTTGATACCTACGGCGGTGCAGCACGTCACGGTGGCGGTGCTTTCTCAGGTAAAGATCCATCAAAAGTAGACCGTAGCGCAGCATACGCAGCACGTTATGTGGCGAAAAACATCGTTGCAGCTGGCCTAGCTGACCGTTGTGAAATCCAACTTTCGTACGCGATTGGTGTGGCTGATCCAACCTCGATCATGGTCGAAACTTTTGGTACCGAGAAAGTCTCTCACGACATCATCATTGAAGCGGTACGTCAGTTCTTCGACCTACGTCCATACGGCCTGCAAGAGATGCTGAACCTTCTGCAACCAATCTACAAGAAGACAGCGGCATACGGCCACTTCGGTCGCGAAGAGTTCCCTTGGGAAGCGACAGACAAAGCAGCACTACTGCGTGAATTTGCGGGTCTTAAGTAA
- the epd gene encoding erythrose-4-phosphate dehydrogenase: MLKVAINGFGRIGRNVLRAVYESGKNQQIKVVAVNELAQPDAMAHLLQYDTSHGRFGKKVSNDQEHIYIHHDAPHQGTGDFDSIRILHLSDIELLPWRDLEVDLVLDCTGVFGSQADGQEHIKAGAKKVLFSHPGANDLDNTIIYGVNHETLKSEHNVVSNGSCTTNCIVPIIKALDDAFEIESGTITTIHSSMNDQQVIDAYHSDLRRTRAASQSIIPVDTKLHKGIERIFPKFSNKFEAISVRVPTVNVTAMDLSVTINTNVKVNDVNQTIVKASQCTLHGIVDYTEAPLVSIDFNHDPHSAIVDGTQTRVSNGHLVKMLVWCDNEWGFANRMLDTALAMQSAK, encoded by the coding sequence ATGCTAAAAGTTGCGATCAATGGATTTGGACGTATCGGTCGTAATGTACTGCGTGCAGTATATGAAAGTGGTAAAAACCAACAGATCAAAGTGGTGGCGGTGAATGAACTTGCGCAACCAGATGCGATGGCGCACTTACTGCAATACGACACCAGTCATGGCCGTTTTGGCAAGAAGGTCAGCAACGACCAGGAACATATCTACATCCATCACGATGCCCCGCACCAAGGGACAGGTGACTTTGATTCGATTCGTATCTTACATCTGAGTGATATTGAGCTTCTTCCTTGGCGAGACCTAGAGGTCGACCTTGTCTTAGATTGTACCGGCGTTTTCGGCTCTCAAGCGGATGGCCAAGAGCATATCAAAGCTGGGGCGAAGAAAGTGCTGTTCTCACACCCTGGCGCCAATGATCTCGACAATACGATTATCTACGGCGTCAATCATGAGACGCTAAAATCTGAGCATAACGTGGTATCCAATGGCTCGTGTACCACCAACTGTATTGTGCCCATCATCAAAGCATTGGACGATGCGTTTGAAATTGAGTCAGGCACCATTACCACTATTCACTCCTCGATGAATGATCAGCAAGTCATTGATGCTTATCACTCTGATTTAAGGCGTACCCGCGCTGCCAGCCAATCTATCATTCCGGTTGATACTAAGTTGCATAAAGGCATTGAAAGAATATTCCCGAAATTTTCTAACAAATTCGAGGCAATTTCGGTGCGTGTACCCACAGTTAACGTCACGGCGATGGACTTAAGTGTCACAATTAATACAAATGTGAAAGTTAATGACGTAAATCAAACCATTGTTAAGGCATCTCAGTGTACATTACATGGCATTGTTGACTATACTGAAGCGCCGCTTGTTTCTATCGACTTTAATCACGATCCCCATAGCGCGATCGTCGATGGAACCCAAACACGAGTGAGCAACGGGCATTTGGTCAAAATGCTTGTCTGGTGTGATAACGAATGGGGGTTTGCGAACCGTATGTTGGATACAGCGCTCGCAATGCAATCAGCGAAGTAA
- a CDS encoding YbaK/EbsC family protein, whose product MDKLERIYRFNIELLTRLNIEFREWQHEPILDFATDIMVAQRLGWTGTHSKSLFLRLKGAGYALLLTDKDSRLDSKAIKALTGKRPSIVDDQQMTEVTGCVAGAVCPFGLPSEIPIIVDTRLYQQQEILYTPGRPEATVGFAGQDLATVLKHLDNPILEM is encoded by the coding sequence ATGGATAAGCTAGAGCGCATCTATCGCTTTAACATCGAGTTGCTAACGCGACTCAACATAGAGTTCAGAGAATGGCAACATGAGCCCATCTTAGACTTTGCCACCGATATCATGGTTGCACAGCGATTGGGTTGGACAGGGACCCACAGCAAGAGCCTATTTCTTCGTCTCAAAGGCGCGGGCTATGCACTGCTTTTAACCGATAAGGATTCTCGACTTGATAGCAAAGCGATTAAAGCATTGACAGGGAAACGCCCATCGATTGTCGATGATCAGCAGATGACTGAAGTGACCGGCTGCGTGGCTGGAGCGGTATGCCCTTTCGGCTTACCCAGTGAGATTCCCATCATTGTCGATACCCGGCTCTATCAACAGCAGGAGATTCTTTATACCCCGGGCAGACCCGAGGCCACTGTTGGCTTTGCAGGTCAAGATCTCGCAACCGTGCTTAAGCATTTAGATAATCCGATACTTGAGATGTAA
- the tkt gene encoding transketolase yields MSSRQHLANAIRALSMDGVQQANSGHPGAPMGMADIAEVLWRSHLNHNPANPEWADRDRFVLSNGHGSMLIYSLLHLSGYELSIDDLKNFRQLHSKTPGHPEYGYAPGVETTTGPLGQGITNAVGMALAEKTLAAQFNKPGHDIVDHFTYAFMGDGCLMEGISHEACSLAGTLGLGKLIAFWDDNGISIDGHVEGWFSDDTPKRFEAYGWHVIPAVDGHDPEAINAAIIAAKADPRPTLICTKTVIGFGSPNKSGSHDCHGAPLGAEEIAATRKQLGWEHGPFEIPADVYAKWDAKQSGAEKEAAWNAKFDAYAAAYPTEAAELKRRLNGELPAQWEAKANAIIAELQANPANIASRKASQNALEAFGAMLPEFLGGSADLAPSNLTMWSGSKSVSAEDASGNYIHYGVREFGMTAIMNGIALHGGFVPYGATFLMFMEYARNAMRMAALMKVQNIQVYTHDSIGLGEDGPTHQPVEQMASLRLTPNMSTWRPCDQVESAVAWKLAIERKDGPTSLIFSRQNLAQQERDAEQLANIAKGAYILKDCAGKPELILIATGSEVELAVEAAAQLTAEGKQVRVVSMPSTDAFDKQDAEYREAVLPSDVTARIAIEAGIADFWYKYVGFGGKIIGMTTFGESAPAGELFKMFGFTTENVVNTAKELLA; encoded by the coding sequence ATGTCTTCTCGTCAACACCTCGCTAACGCTATCCGTGCGCTCAGTATGGACGGTGTACAACAAGCTAACTCTGGTCACCCAGGCGCCCCAATGGGTATGGCTGATATCGCTGAAGTTCTTTGGCGTTCACACCTAAATCACAACCCAGCAAACCCAGAATGGGCTGACCGTGACCGTTTCGTGCTTTCAAACGGCCACGGCTCAATGCTGATTTACTCACTGCTGCATTTGAGCGGCTATGAGCTGTCTATTGACGATCTGAAAAACTTCCGTCAGCTACACTCGAAAACGCCAGGTCACCCAGAGTACGGTTACGCCCCAGGTGTTGAGACAACAACCGGCCCACTAGGTCAAGGCATCACCAACGCGGTTGGTATGGCGCTAGCTGAGAAAACGCTTGCCGCGCAATTCAACAAACCAGGCCATGACATCGTAGACCACTTCACTTATGCATTCATGGGTGACGGCTGTCTGATGGAAGGTATCTCTCATGAAGCTTGTTCACTCGCGGGGACACTAGGTCTTGGCAAACTGATCGCTTTCTGGGATGACAACGGCATCTCTATCGATGGTCATGTTGAAGGCTGGTTCTCTGACGATACACCTAAGCGTTTTGAAGCGTACGGCTGGCACGTTATTCCTGCAGTTGATGGTCACGATCCTGAAGCGATCAACGCCGCTATTATTGCAGCTAAAGCGGATCCACGCCCAACACTGATTTGTACTAAAACAGTGATCGGTTTCGGTTCACCAAACAAATCTGGTTCACACGACTGTCACGGTGCTCCATTAGGTGCAGAAGAAATCGCAGCGACTCGCAAGCAACTTGGTTGGGAGCACGGTCCATTTGAAATTCCTGCTGATGTTTATGCAAAGTGGGATGCAAAACAATCGGGTGCTGAGAAAGAAGCGGCTTGGAACGCGAAATTTGACGCATACGCGGCAGCTTATCCAACTGAAGCGGCAGAGCTTAAGCGTCGTTTAAACGGTGAACTACCAGCGCAGTGGGAAGCGAAAGCCAATGCAATCATTGCTGAACTTCAAGCAAACCCTGCCAACATCGCATCACGTAAAGCGTCTCAAAACGCGCTAGAAGCGTTTGGTGCTATGCTACCAGAATTCCTAGGCGGCTCGGCTGACCTAGCGCCTTCTAACCTCACCATGTGGTCTGGCTCTAAGTCTGTTTCTGCAGAAGATGCGTCGGGTAACTACATCCACTACGGCGTACGTGAGTTCGGCATGACGGCTATCATGAACGGTATTGCGCTACACGGAGGTTTCGTCCCATACGGCGCGACGTTCCTAATGTTCATGGAATACGCTCGTAACGCAATGCGTATGGCGGCTCTGATGAAAGTTCAGAACATTCAAGTTTACACGCACGACTCTATCGGCCTTGGCGAAGATGGCCCAACTCACCAACCGGTTGAGCAAATGGCATCGCTACGTCTAACGCCAAACATGAGCACATGGCGTCCATGTGACCAAGTGGAATCAGCAGTAGCTTGGAAACTGGCTATCGAACGTAAAGACGGCCCGACGTCGCTGATCTTCTCTCGTCAGAACCTTGCCCAGCAAGAGCGTGATGCCGAGCAGCTTGCTAACATCGCTAAAGGTGCTTACATCCTGAAAGATTGTGCAGGTAAACCAGAGCTTATCCTTATCGCAACCGGTTCTGAAGTTGAGCTAGCGGTAGAAGCAGCAGCTCAGCTAACCGCTGAAGGTAAGCAAGTGCGCGTGGTGTCAATGCCATCAACGGATGCATTCGACAAGCAAGACGCTGAGTACCGTGAAGCAGTACTGCCATCAGACGTAACTGCTCGTATCGCTATCGAAGCAGGTATTGCTGACTTCTGGTACAAGTATGTTGGCTTTGGCGGCAAGATCATCGGTATGACAACATTCGGTGAGTCAGCGCCAGCAGGCGAACTGTTCAAGATGTTCGGTTTCACCACTGAAAACGTAGTGAACACAGCGAAAGAGTTATTGGCTTAA
- the fbaA gene encoding class II fructose-bisphosphate aldolase, with protein MSKIFDFVKPGVISGDDVQKVFEVAKENNFALPAVNVVGTDSVNAVLEAAAKVKAPVVVQFSNGGAAFFAGKGVKLEGQGAQILGAVAGAKYVHAVAEAYGVPVILHTDHAAKKLLPWIDGLLDAGEEFFAQTGKPLFSSHMLDLSEESLEENIETCAKYLERMAKMNMTIEIELGCTGGEEDGVDNSDMDASELYTSPEDVAYAYEKLSAVSHRFTIAASFGNVHGVYKPGNVVLTPTILRDSQAYCAEKFGIAPNALNFVFHGGSGSTQEEIQESIGYGVIKMNIDTDTQWATWDGIRKYEAENREYLQGQIGNPTGEDAPNKKYYDPRVWLRKGQESMVARLEQAFADLNAVDVL; from the coding sequence ATGTCTAAGATCTTCGATTTCGTAAAACCAGGTGTTATCTCTGGCGACGACGTACAGAAAGTTTTTGAAGTTGCTAAAGAGAACAACTTCGCTCTACCAGCAGTAAACGTTGTGGGTACTGATTCAGTAAACGCAGTACTAGAAGCAGCAGCTAAAGTTAAAGCTCCTGTTGTTGTTCAGTTCTCTAACGGCGGTGCAGCTTTCTTCGCTGGTAAAGGCGTTAAACTTGAAGGTCAAGGTGCTCAAATCCTTGGTGCTGTAGCAGGTGCAAAATACGTTCACGCTGTTGCTGAAGCTTACGGTGTACCAGTTATCCTACACACTGACCACGCGGCTAAGAAACTTCTTCCATGGATCGACGGTCTACTAGACGCAGGTGAAGAGTTCTTCGCTCAAACTGGTAAGCCTCTATTCTCTTCTCACATGCTAGACCTTTCTGAAGAGTCTCTAGAAGAGAACATCGAAACATGTGCTAAGTACCTAGAGCGCATGGCTAAAATGAACATGACAATCGAGATCGAACTTGGTTGTACTGGTGGTGAAGAAGATGGCGTTGATAACTCTGATATGGACGCTTCTGAGCTTTACACTTCTCCAGAAGACGTTGCATACGCGTACGAGAAGCTAAGCGCTGTTTCACACCGCTTCACTATCGCAGCTTCTTTCGGTAACGTACACGGCGTATACAAGCCAGGTAACGTGGTTCTAACTCCAACTATCCTACGTGATTCTCAAGCATACTGTGCAGAGAAGTTCGGTATTGCACCAAACGCTCTAAACTTCGTATTCCACGGTGGTTCTGGCTCTACTCAAGAAGAGATCCAAGAGTCTATCGGTTACGGCGTGATCAAGATGAACATCGATACTGATACACAGTGGGCAACTTGGGATGGTATCCGTAAGTACGAAGCGGAAAACCGTGAATACCTACAAGGTCAAATCGGTAACCCAACGGGTGAAGATGCACCGAACAAGAAGTACTACGATCCACGTGTTTGGCTACGTAAAGGTCAAGAGTCAATGGTTGCACGTCTAGAGCAAGCATTCGCTGACCTAAATGCAGTAGACGTACTATAA
- a CDS encoding LysE/ArgO family amino acid transporter, with product MNFWLMLQGFGLGASMIIPIGAQNAYVLNQGIKRHHHLTTATICSVLDTLFISLGIFGGGALLAKNETLLLLVTLGGIAFLTFYGGLSLKSALFPTESHLAQSPSLSGRKAVIIGALAVTVLNPHLYLDTVVILGSIGGQFSGSDRLAFAIGTIAASFTWFFALSIAAAKLAPTLSKPRVKQGIDLAVAIMMFVIALMLAKELLK from the coding sequence GTGAATTTTTGGCTGATGTTACAAGGTTTTGGCCTAGGTGCGAGTATGATTATTCCTATCGGTGCGCAAAACGCGTACGTGTTAAACCAGGGCATCAAACGTCACCACCACCTGACCACCGCTACCATTTGCAGCGTATTAGACACCTTGTTTATCTCATTGGGTATCTTTGGCGGAGGTGCGCTACTGGCAAAAAATGAAACCTTGTTGCTGTTGGTCACCCTCGGTGGCATAGCTTTTCTCACTTTCTATGGTGGGTTGTCACTGAAAAGCGCCTTGTTTCCAACAGAGAGTCACCTCGCCCAATCCCCGTCATTGTCAGGACGTAAAGCGGTGATCATTGGCGCACTTGCGGTTACCGTGCTAAACCCGCATCTTTATCTCGATACTGTGGTGATATTAGGCTCGATTGGCGGCCAGTTTAGTGGCAGCGACCGCCTCGCTTTTGCTATTGGGACAATTGCCGCCTCTTTTACTTGGTTTTTCGCGCTTTCTATTGCCGCCGCTAAGCTGGCACCCACGTTATCAAAGCCAAGAGTGAAACAAGGGATAGACCTTGCAGTCGCAATCATGATGTTTGTGATTGCCTTAATGTTGGCCAAGGAATTGCTGAAATAA
- a CDS encoding phosphoglycerate kinase — protein MSVIKMTDLDLAGKRVFIRADLNVPVKEGKVTSDARILASLPTIKHCLEAGAKVMVTSHLGRPTEGEYAEEFSLQPVVNYLNDALDCEVKLAKDYLDGLELNTGELVVLENVRFNKGEKKNEEELSKKYAALCDIFVMDAFGTAHRAQASTHGVGMNAPVACAGPLLAAELEALGKAMDNPERPLVAIVGGSKVSTKLTVLESLSKVADQLVVGGGIANTFIAAAGHNVGKSLYEADLVETAQKLMKECSIPVATDVACAKAFDENAEAEIKNVADVADDDMIFDLGPDSTAALADIIANAKTILWNGPVGVFEFKNFEAGTKGISEAIAKSAGFSVAGGGDTLAAIDKFGIKADVSYISTGGGAFLEFVEGKVLPAVAMLEERAK, from the coding sequence ATGTCTGTAATCAAGATGACTGACCTGGATCTAGCAGGTAAACGTGTATTTATCCGTGCGGACCTAAACGTACCTGTGAAAGAAGGCAAAGTGACTTCTGATGCACGTATCCTAGCATCTCTACCAACGATCAAGCACTGTCTAGAAGCAGGCGCGAAAGTTATGGTTACTTCTCACCTAGGTCGTCCAACTGAAGGTGAATACGCAGAAGAGTTCTCTCTACAACCTGTTGTGAACTACCTAAACGACGCACTAGATTGCGAAGTTAAACTAGCGAAAGATTACCTAGATGGCCTAGAGCTAAACACAGGTGAGCTAGTGGTTCTTGAAAACGTTCGCTTTAACAAAGGCGAGAAGAAGAACGAAGAAGAGCTATCTAAGAAATACGCGGCACTTTGTGACATCTTCGTAATGGATGCATTTGGTACGGCTCACCGTGCTCAAGCGTCTACTCACGGCGTTGGTATGAACGCGCCTGTTGCGTGTGCTGGCCCTCTACTAGCGGCTGAACTAGAAGCACTAGGCAAAGCAATGGACAACCCAGAGCGTCCACTTGTTGCTATCGTTGGTGGTTCTAAAGTATCGACTAAACTAACAGTTCTAGAGTCTCTATCTAAAGTCGCTGACCAACTTGTTGTTGGTGGTGGTATCGCGAACACCTTCATCGCAGCAGCAGGCCACAACGTAGGTAAGTCTCTATACGAAGCTGACCTAGTTGAAACTGCACAGAAGCTAATGAAAGAGTGTTCTATCCCAGTCGCAACTGACGTTGCATGTGCAAAAGCATTCGACGAGAACGCAGAAGCTGAAATCAAGAATGTTGCAGACGTTGCTGATGACGACATGATCTTCGACCTTGGTCCAGATTCAACAGCGGCTCTTGCTGACATCATCGCTAACGCGAAAACTATCCTTTGGAACGGCCCTGTAGGCGTATTCGAGTTCAAGAACTTCGAAGCGGGTACTAAAGGTATCTCTGAAGCGATTGCTAAATCTGCAGGTTTCTCTGTAGCGGGTGGTGGTGACACGCTAGCGGCTATCGACAAGTTCGGTATCAAAGCGGACGTTTCTTACATCTCTACAGGTGGCGGTGCGTTCCTTGAATTCGTTGAAGGTAAAGTACTACCAGCAGTCGCGATGCTTGAAGAGCGCGCTAAGTAA
- a CDS encoding oxidative stress defense protein, whose product MKFIPVWVAAITLSTLSANVMANTPDFPHLVTTGYGEVVAKPDMAQFSVKIVESTMTAEQAKQAVDQVVMSFLDALNQQGVESKDIASSNLYITPQYHYPKQGKPELVGYRATRSITVTVQQLANLNQYLDLALNSGINQVDNIELKVRDQALYQQQARLAAIKDANDKAESLAEGFGKEIQDVWRVDYNMSSHQPVLMRAMAMDGNVESNTYQDSTIVIRDRVDVIYQLD is encoded by the coding sequence ATGAAGTTTATTCCAGTGTGGGTTGCAGCGATCACTTTATCCACTTTGAGTGCTAATGTGATGGCTAACACGCCAGACTTTCCGCACTTAGTCACCACTGGATATGGTGAAGTTGTAGCTAAGCCTGACATGGCGCAGTTCTCGGTGAAGATCGTGGAATCAACCATGACCGCCGAACAGGCCAAGCAGGCGGTTGACCAAGTGGTGATGAGCTTTCTTGATGCTCTGAATCAGCAAGGAGTTGAGAGCAAAGACATTGCTAGTTCCAATCTGTATATCACTCCTCAGTACCACTATCCGAAACAGGGCAAGCCTGAACTGGTCGGCTACCGCGCGACCCGAAGTATTACCGTGACTGTCCAGCAGTTGGCAAACCTAAACCAGTATCTCGATTTAGCGTTGAACTCGGGGATCAATCAAGTCGACAATATTGAACTGAAAGTGCGTGATCAAGCCTTGTATCAACAACAGGCGAGATTGGCCGCGATCAAAGACGCCAATGATAAGGCTGAATCGCTAGCCGAAGGGTTTGGGAAGGAGATCCAAGATGTTTGGCGAGTTGACTATAATATGTCGAGCCATCAACCAGTATTGATGCGTGCAATGGCGATGGATGGGAACGTAGAATCGAATACTTATCAAGACTCGACTATAGTGATACGAGACCGTGTCGATGTGATTTATCAGCTTGATTAA
- the mscS gene encoding small-conductance mechanosensitive channel MscS: MSDESVGIEAPLVEGLSQAETWLNNNSDLLIQYGVNIISAVLILFIGNIIVKAVANSVSKVLEKKNMDKAVVEFVSGLVRYLLFVIVLIAALGRLGVQTASVVAVIGAAGLAIGLALQGSLSNFAAGVLIVAFRPFKSGDYVEVGGVAGSVEAIQIFQTVLKTPDNKMVVVPNSGVIGGSITNYSRHATRRVDMVIGVSYKADLKQVKQVIRETLEKDPRILKDPDMTIGVLALADSSVNFVVRPWVKTADYWGVYFDSMQGIKEALDAAGIEIPFPQMDVHLNKVD; the protein is encoded by the coding sequence ATGTCAGATGAGTCAGTTGGGATCGAAGCCCCATTGGTTGAAGGCTTGAGCCAAGCGGAAACATGGTTGAACAATAATTCAGATTTGCTGATTCAGTACGGTGTGAACATCATCTCAGCGGTACTGATCCTGTTTATTGGTAACATTATCGTCAAAGCGGTCGCCAACAGCGTTTCTAAAGTGCTAGAAAAGAAAAACATGGATAAGGCTGTGGTCGAGTTTGTCAGTGGCCTAGTTCGATACCTGTTGTTTGTGATTGTACTGATCGCTGCGTTGGGGCGCTTGGGGGTGCAAACCGCTTCCGTTGTTGCTGTGATTGGTGCTGCGGGCTTAGCCATTGGTCTCGCGCTGCAAGGCTCTCTTTCAAACTTTGCTGCAGGCGTACTGATTGTTGCATTTCGTCCGTTCAAGTCGGGTGACTATGTGGAAGTTGGAGGGGTTGCGGGTAGTGTTGAAGCGATCCAAATTTTCCAAACTGTCCTCAAAACGCCAGACAACAAGATGGTTGTGGTACCTAACTCGGGCGTAATCGGCGGATCAATCACTAACTACTCTCGTCATGCAACTCGCCGTGTGGATATGGTGATCGGCGTTTCATACAAAGCGGATCTTAAACAAGTCAAGCAAGTGATCCGTGAAACGCTAGAGAAAGATCCTCGAATTCTCAAAGATCCTGATATGACCATAGGTGTGCTTGCACTTGCCGACTCATCAGTAAACTTTGTGGTTCGTCCTTGGGTGAAAACCGCGGATTACTGGGGTGTGTACTTCGATTCTATGCAAGGCATTAAAGAGGCCTTAGATGCTGCTGGTATCGAAATTCCTTTCCCACAGATGGATGTGCACCTCAACAAGGTGGATTAA